One genomic window of Deinococcus deserti VCD115 includes the following:
- a CDS encoding glycoside hydrolase family 32 protein: protein MSDEHRTYRERHRPQVHYSPRQHWVNDPNGLVFVDGIFHLFYQHNPLGLTPGNLSWGHATSTDLLHWTEHPVALPARETHVIYSGSAVVDWHNTSGLGNAEHPPLVALYTGHTDVHPQRTHLEKRHHEAQYLAFSADQGHTWQYGGDMAVLDLDRSDFRDPKVFRDEARGRWVMVVVHPDERQVEFYASSDLHVWLPLSTFGPAGEVDGIWEVPEFFPLTDEARVERWVLKVDFNPGGPYGGSGAQYWVGDFDGTTFSPLTPSRTLDSGKDFYAALSWSDLPARRVWLAWMNNWEYATVLPTSPWRGAFTVPREVSLGASWHLVQRPVPELQALRQDITRIERRPLLEARTFALRAGAAHEFNLMVHLPGDSALQVEFLSAEGVEASVQVSRADLRVTRPEHPDVPGFGGTHVAPLPDGREVIEFTLLLDTSSVEVFAAGGRVVLTDLLLPAAPVEAVRLQPVTGRPEVEGTFWWWRSIWGESGALTP from the coding sequence ATGTCCGACGAACACCGAACCTACCGTGAGCGCCACCGCCCGCAGGTGCATTACTCCCCGCGCCAACACTGGGTCAACGACCCGAACGGCCTCGTGTTCGTCGACGGAATATTCCATCTGTTCTACCAACATAACCCCCTTGGCCTCACCCCTGGCAACCTCAGTTGGGGACACGCCACCAGCACCGACCTGCTCCACTGGACGGAACACCCCGTTGCGTTGCCCGCGCGTGAAACGCACGTCATCTACTCCGGAAGCGCCGTCGTGGATTGGCACAACACCTCTGGACTCGGGAACGCCGAGCATCCGCCTCTGGTGGCGCTGTACACCGGGCATACCGACGTCCACCCCCAACGAACACATCTGGAAAAGCGGCACCACGAAGCGCAGTACCTGGCGTTCAGTGCCGACCAGGGACACACGTGGCAGTACGGCGGGGACATGGCAGTGCTGGACCTGGACCGGTCAGACTTCCGTGACCCGAAGGTCTTCCGGGACGAGGCGCGCGGCCGCTGGGTGATGGTCGTGGTGCATCCAGACGAGCGGCAGGTGGAGTTCTACGCTTCCTCTGACCTGCACGTCTGGCTTCCCCTGAGCACGTTCGGACCAGCCGGGGAAGTGGACGGGATCTGGGAAGTTCCGGAGTTCTTCCCGCTGACGGACGAGGCGCGCGTGGAACGCTGGGTGCTGAAGGTGGACTTCAATCCGGGCGGACCGTACGGAGGAAGCGGCGCGCAGTACTGGGTGGGAGACTTTGACGGTACGACCTTCTCGCCGCTCACGCCGTCACGGACCCTGGATTCCGGCAAGGACTTCTACGCGGCCCTGTCGTGGAGTGACCTGCCGGCGCGGCGGGTGTGGCTGGCGTGGATGAACAACTGGGAGTACGCCACGGTGCTGCCCACCTCTCCCTGGCGGGGGGCGTTCACGGTGCCGCGCGAAGTGTCCCTGGGAGCGTCGTGGCATCTGGTTCAGCGTCCCGTGCCGGAATTGCAGGCCTTGCGTCAGGACATCACGCGGATTGAGCGTCGGCCACTGCTGGAGGCGCGAACGTTCGCTCTACGTGCCGGGGCGGCGCATGAATTCAATCTGATGGTGCACCTTCCCGGTGACTCCGCCCTACAGGTCGAGTTTCTGTCTGCTGAGGGCGTTGAGGCGAGCGTTCAGGTTTCCCGGGCGGACCTTCGGGTCACGCGGCCCGAACACCCGGACGTGCCGGGGTTTGGCGGGACGCATGTCGCTCCGCTGCCGGATGGGCGGGAGGTTATCGAGTTCACGCTGCTGCTCGACACGAGTTCCGTGGAGGTCTTCGCGGCGGGTGGCCGGGTGGTCCTGACGGATCTGCTGCTGCCTGCCGCGCCGGTGGAGGCAGTGCGTCTCCAGCCAGTCACGGGACGTCCCGAGGTGGAAGGAACCTTCTGGTGGTGGCGGTCCATCTGGGGTGAGTCAGGTGCGCTCACCCCTTGA
- a CDS encoding suppressor of fused domain protein yields the protein MTLLAKNPQGPIVDSSISDLDGVWAHDPERGSCPYPPGTALNGLVIFALVLDELLDLNDHVQMPELRFYPVVPLTVEEMDFKLTLGLDALLERLDKGEVRELVDTRAWLHLHTSLGGGGSNVRSSN from the coding sequence TTGACGTTGTTGGCGAAGAATCCGCAGGGTCCCATCGTGGACAGCTCCATATCGGACCTGGATGGGGTATGGGCACACGATCCTGAACGGGGATCATGCCCGTACCCTCCCGGCACGGCGCTGAATGGCCTGGTGATTTTCGCGCTGGTGCTGGATGAACTCCTGGACCTGAACGATCACGTGCAGATGCCGGAATTGCGTTTTTATCCAGTGGTTCCGTTGACAGTTGAAGAAATGGATTTCAAGCTCACGCTGGGCCTGGACGCGTTACTGGAACGCCTGGACAAGGGTGAGGTGAGAGAGCTGGTGGACACCCGAGCGTGGTTGCACCTCCACACAAGCCTTGGTGGAGGCGGAAGTAACGTTCGCAGCAGTAACTGA
- a CDS encoding carboxymuconolactone decarboxylase family protein — protein MSRVTAPSRLPWMARLASRALTWRFGKPFPTVALLSHHPAYPVPYLFMAGIYGNGSTKLNPTTKALVSHLVAQLNGCAFCIDLGQRVARDKGLDTSKLQWVLAFRERPEYSPAERAALEYAWEATQVTAKVSDETYATLSSFYSEREIIELTVAVATENFFNRLTGPLNIESQGFCALPDRQP, from the coding sequence ATGTCCCGCGTCACTGCTCCATCACGTCTGCCCTGGATGGCCAGGTTGGCTTCCCGCGCGCTGACCTGGCGGTTCGGAAAGCCGTTTCCGACTGTCGCGCTTCTCAGCCATCACCCCGCATATCCGGTGCCGTATCTGTTTATGGCAGGCATTTACGGCAATGGCTCAACGAAACTGAATCCCACGACGAAAGCCCTCGTGTCCCACCTGGTGGCTCAGCTCAACGGGTGCGCGTTCTGTATTGATCTGGGCCAGCGGGTCGCGCGGGACAAGGGCCTGGACACCAGCAAACTGCAGTGGGTCCTGGCATTCCGTGAGCGGCCTGAGTACAGTCCTGCTGAACGAGCAGCGCTGGAGTACGCGTGGGAAGCGACGCAGGTCACAGCAAAAGTGAGCGACGAGACGTACGCCACGCTGAGCAGTTTCTACTCAGAACGCGAAATCATCGAGCTGACCGTAGCTGTCGCCACCGAAAACTTCTTTAACCGGCTGACGGGACCACTGAACATCGAGAGTCAGGGCTTCTGCGCCCTGCCAGATCGGCAGCCATGA
- a CDS encoding TetR/AcrR family transcriptional regulator, which yields MEHIEARPRDAQRTREAILRAATQLFAESGYAATGLQQIADAAGVARATPSYFFRSKAGLWKAVLEEQNQLAAQIAPTAFQLAGQQPDRATLIAALVDVTLDFHAAHPEFLRLVQWSELQGNTLINEVQAHHVAVATAVHAVDAVLRDGALEQEDVRQMVLSVLGVCYAHLIFGQTLAAALNLNVDDPEFQTERRSHLKRLLLSASR from the coding sequence TTGGAACACATCGAAGCTCGTCCTCGGGACGCCCAGCGCACCAGAGAAGCAATTCTTCGCGCCGCTACACAGCTGTTCGCCGAATCTGGCTATGCCGCCACAGGGCTCCAGCAGATCGCGGACGCTGCGGGTGTAGCCCGTGCCACGCCCAGCTATTTTTTTCGTTCGAAGGCAGGCCTGTGGAAAGCAGTGCTGGAAGAACAAAACCAGCTGGCTGCACAAATTGCTCCGACCGCGTTTCAGCTCGCTGGGCAGCAGCCAGACCGCGCAACGCTGATTGCTGCACTGGTGGATGTCACCCTGGACTTCCACGCCGCACACCCAGAGTTTCTGCGTCTGGTGCAATGGTCCGAACTTCAGGGAAATACGCTGATCAATGAAGTTCAGGCCCATCACGTCGCGGTGGCGACTGCTGTACATGCTGTTGATGCCGTATTGCGTGACGGTGCACTGGAGCAGGAGGACGTACGGCAGATGGTGCTGTCCGTGCTGGGCGTCTGCTACGCCCACCTGATCTTCGGGCAGACGCTCGCAGCAGCTCTGAACCTCAACGTGGACGACCCTGAATTCCAGACCGAGCGCCGCTCCCACCTGAAACGTCTGCTGCTTTCCGCCTCTCGCTGA
- a CDS encoding alpha/beta fold hydrolase has protein sequence MKNWTMMALAMVVSVGTVQAGGAEAGRQEGMLDVNGARIHYVSQGAGTPMLLLHGYPLSGELFARNRDALAAAGFRVITIDHRGYGQSTAPASNPGNLQTYAADALAVMDQLNVPKAIVGGMSMGGPIAFEMWRTAPERFSGLILINTIANPAGIVEQNIWKGMAQKASTFGPQSLAPELLKDMLTGQTRATRPADVAFLTTIVKQASVAADVAGATVLATRPDSIPTLKTITVPTLILEGREDTVYPPEYSLKMQQNIPGSALVIIPGAAHAAIYEKAAAANQAILTWARTNNLR, from the coding sequence ATGAAGAACTGGACGATGATGGCCCTGGCGATGGTGGTGTCCGTCGGGACGGTTCAAGCTGGAGGAGCAGAAGCGGGACGTCAGGAAGGCATGTTGGACGTCAATGGCGCGCGCATTCACTACGTGTCCCAGGGCGCAGGCACCCCTATGCTGCTTCTGCATGGCTACCCGCTCTCGGGTGAACTCTTCGCCCGCAACCGCGACGCCCTTGCTGCCGCTGGCTTCCGCGTGATCACCATCGACCACCGCGGGTACGGCCAGAGCACCGCGCCAGCCAGCAATCCCGGCAACCTCCAGACCTACGCTGCGGACGCCCTCGCCGTCATGGACCAGCTGAACGTCCCCAAAGCCATTGTTGGCGGCATGAGCATGGGCGGCCCGATTGCCTTCGAGATGTGGCGCACCGCACCAGAGCGCTTTAGCGGCCTGATCCTGATCAACACCATCGCCAACCCCGCTGGGATCGTCGAACAGAATATCTGGAAGGGCATGGCCCAGAAGGCCAGCACCTTCGGACCCCAGTCCCTGGCACCGGAACTGCTCAAGGACATGCTCACCGGGCAGACCCGCGCGACTCGTCCGGCGGACGTGGCGTTCCTGACCACCATCGTCAAGCAGGCCAGTGTGGCTGCGGATGTCGCTGGAGCGACTGTCCTGGCGACCCGCCCGGATTCGATTCCCACCCTGAAGACCATCACGGTGCCGACCCTGATTCTCGAGGGGCGCGAGGACACGGTGTATCCACCGGAATACAGCCTGAAGATGCAGCAGAACATCCCCGGGAGCGCGCTGGTCATCATCCCGGGTGCGGCGCACGCGGCCATCTACGAGAAGGCGGCGGCCGCCAATCAGGCGATCCTCACCTGGGCCCGCACCAACAACCTGCGCTGA
- a CDS encoding LLM class flavin-dependent oxidoreductase, giving the protein MIPLSILELGRVRQGSDRRTALDEARTLAQHAERLGYRRIWVAEHHNSPGVVTAATSIVIAHLAAATTTIRVGAGGIMLPNHAPYVIAEQFGTLDTLFPGRIDLGLGRAPGTDQLTLGALRRNPASAETFPQDVRELQSFLTPKGPTQRIEAVPGSGTEVPLWILGSSLFGAQLAAALGLPYSFASHFAPQALHQALRLYREGFVPSQQLNRPYTLIGVNVIAADTDEEARHLATSQQMSFTALVRGTPGLMQPPIEDIDTHWTPQEKVHAGQMLRCSVTGNRETVRSGLMSLLEETGADELMIVSDVFDFEKRLRSVEIIAQAMS; this is encoded by the coding sequence ATGATCCCACTCTCCATACTTGAACTTGGGCGCGTGCGCCAGGGCTCCGACCGCCGCACTGCGCTGGATGAAGCCAGAACACTGGCGCAGCATGCCGAACGGCTGGGCTACCGCCGCATCTGGGTAGCCGAGCATCACAATTCACCCGGCGTCGTCACGGCCGCCACCTCTATCGTGATTGCCCATCTTGCTGCGGCCACCACCACCATTCGCGTGGGCGCCGGTGGCATCATGTTGCCGAACCATGCGCCCTACGTGATCGCTGAGCAGTTCGGCACCCTCGACACCCTCTTTCCTGGACGAATTGACCTGGGCCTGGGCCGCGCGCCCGGAACCGACCAGTTGACCCTGGGGGCCTTGCGCCGGAATCCAGCCAGCGCAGAGACGTTCCCTCAGGATGTGCGCGAGCTTCAGTCCTTTCTTACCCCGAAAGGCCCCACCCAGCGCATCGAGGCGGTCCCGGGCTCAGGCACGGAAGTGCCGCTCTGGATTCTCGGATCCAGCCTCTTTGGTGCACAACTGGCAGCAGCCCTGGGCCTGCCGTACAGTTTCGCGTCTCATTTTGCGCCGCAGGCGCTGCACCAGGCGCTGAGACTTTACCGGGAGGGGTTTGTGCCCTCGCAGCAGCTGAACAGACCCTACACCTTGATCGGCGTCAACGTGATCGCAGCCGATACGGATGAGGAAGCGCGCCACCTGGCAACGTCACAGCAGATGTCGTTCACGGCGCTCGTCCGGGGGACTCCGGGACTCATGCAGCCGCCCATCGAAGACATTGACACGCACTGGACCCCTCAGGAAAAAGTCCACGCCGGGCAGATGTTGCGGTGCAGCGTTACTGGCAACCGTGAAACCGTGCGCAGTGGATTGATGAGCCTGCTGGAGGAGACCGGCGCAGATGAGCTGATGATCGTTTCCGACGTTTTCGATTTCGAAAAGCGACTCCGGTCGGTGGAGATCATCGCTCAGGCCATGAGCTGA
- a CDS encoding superoxide dismutase family protein: protein MKQLLMLGTLALGFAAAGGSQAPMTMPSSSPLTATAALRDPAGQSLGTATFRQVGPGMQVTVEVRGLTPGRHGMHIHEYGRCTPGIDPATNTVVPFGGAGGHFDPAMSRNHDDPQAPNRYGHGGDLPMLMVGADGVGRASFTTEKVSLTGMTGILNRSLVIHANPDDYKSDPSGMSGPRQRCGVITRNNFTVRDYFLPGPQDFPEGIAYNARKGVIYTGSAQDGTIYAVNTDTGAVSKFSEGGAVGRQSALGMKVDAQGRLWVAGGAQGTVSVLSPDGMTLKVLETPKSPVAFVNDLTITPDGTVYVTDSTRPVIYQIDRMMNLKAWLDLSTTPIKYGPGINLNGITATPDGRYLLTVQLNTGDLWRIDLRTRDVRKIMGGLTHGDGLLLEGRTLYVVRNGMQVISKVSLSADYISGTLVAEEPLMGLRFPTTLARVGNNLVVPQSQLDKLQDGTPETPFRLTRFPRF from the coding sequence ATGAAGCAGCTGCTGATGTTGGGCACGCTGGCGCTGGGCTTTGCGGCGGCGGGAGGAAGTCAGGCGCCCATGACCATGCCGTCCAGTTCGCCGCTGACCGCAACCGCCGCGCTGAGGGACCCGGCCGGGCAGAGTCTGGGCACCGCCACCTTCCGGCAGGTGGGGCCGGGCATGCAGGTCACTGTAGAAGTCCGGGGCCTGACGCCGGGCCGGCACGGCATGCACATTCATGAATACGGCCGGTGTACCCCAGGCATCGATCCAGCCACCAATACCGTGGTGCCTTTTGGTGGCGCTGGAGGTCACTTCGACCCGGCAATGAGCAGAAATCACGATGATCCACAGGCGCCCAACAGGTATGGGCACGGCGGTGACCTGCCCATGCTGATGGTGGGTGCCGACGGCGTGGGCCGGGCGTCATTCACCACGGAGAAAGTCAGTCTCACCGGCATGACGGGCATCCTGAACCGGTCGCTGGTCATTCATGCCAACCCTGACGACTACAAATCTGATCCGTCTGGGATGTCCGGTCCCCGGCAGCGCTGCGGCGTCATCACCCGGAACAACTTCACGGTCCGTGATTACTTCCTACCCGGCCCGCAGGACTTTCCCGAAGGAATCGCCTACAACGCGAGGAAAGGCGTCATCTACACCGGAAGTGCTCAGGACGGCACGATCTATGCGGTAAACACGGACACCGGAGCCGTGAGTAAGTTCAGCGAAGGTGGCGCGGTGGGCCGCCAATCGGCCCTGGGCATGAAGGTTGACGCGCAGGGCCGCCTGTGGGTGGCTGGTGGCGCGCAGGGCACGGTCAGCGTCCTGAGTCCGGACGGTATGACGCTGAAAGTGCTGGAAACCCCGAAGAGCCCCGTAGCTTTCGTCAACGACCTGACCATCACGCCGGACGGCACTGTGTATGTCACCGACAGCACCAGGCCGGTCATCTACCAGATTGACCGCATGATGAACCTGAAAGCCTGGCTTGACCTGAGCACCACACCCATCAAATACGGGCCTGGAATCAACCTGAACGGGATTACGGCTACGCCTGACGGCCGGTATCTGCTGACCGTTCAGCTCAATACGGGAGACCTGTGGCGAATCGACCTTCGCACCCGGGACGTGAGGAAGATCATGGGCGGGCTGACGCATGGAGACGGCCTCCTGCTGGAGGGACGGACGCTGTATGTCGTTCGTAATGGCATGCAGGTGATCAGCAAAGTCAGTCTGTCTGCTGATTACATCAGCGGCACTCTGGTGGCCGAGGAGCCCTTGATGGGACTGCGCTTTCCGACCACCCTGGCCCGTGTCGGGAATAACTTGGTGGTCCCGCAGAGTCAGCTGGACAAATTGCAGGACGGCACGCCCGAGACGCCATTCCGACTCACGCGCTTCCCGAGGTTCTGA
- a CDS encoding S8 family serine peptidase: protein MRRLIGQTYLLAGLTALLAACGTTAEPSASTPHLSAQANQISTTNFTDTKMVLSETAGSFGAWASGSFGVWAVGSFGAWASGSFGAWAATFADGTPNPLHNNVNEWHQIRLAGAQTLAPNLGKDVIVAVIDTGIDLKHPAFSGTLTPNTTWRDFVGGRTDLDPSEEGTTADRAYGHGTAVAGIILQVAPNARILPIRVMGSNGEGNSTTIGNAIIHAVNQGAKVINVSAVTDKDSSISKSIEYATNNGAYVIMAAGNQGLNPVQFPAAKSAQTNIPGFLSLSVGGIELDNRKSRYSNFGDGLEVMAPATDIVTTFPNGEMRAVKGTSFATPVVSGVLALALGEGYSADNAGQLTEKLRLSQKNVDIENQDLLRLLGKKTLGFGLLDAEAFLNRIK from the coding sequence ATGAGACGCCTCATTGGACAGACCTACCTGCTGGCCGGTTTAACCGCCCTGCTGGCCGCGTGCGGGACGACAGCTGAACCCAGCGCCTCCACACCTCACCTCTCCGCCCAAGCCAACCAGATCAGCACGACCAACTTCACCGACACCAAAATGGTCTTGTCCGAAACTGCAGGCTCCTTCGGTGCGTGGGCCAGCGGTTCGTTCGGCGTCTGGGCCGTTGGATCGTTCGGTGCGTGGGCCAGTGGATCGTTTGGTGCCTGGGCCGCCACTTTCGCTGATGGCACGCCCAACCCGCTGCACAATAACGTCAACGAATGGCACCAGATCCGCCTCGCCGGCGCGCAGACCCTTGCACCCAACCTCGGGAAGGACGTCATCGTCGCCGTGATCGACACCGGCATCGACCTCAAACACCCGGCCTTCTCCGGCACCCTCACGCCGAACACCACCTGGCGTGACTTCGTTGGCGGCCGCACGGACCTCGATCCCAGCGAGGAAGGCACCACGGCCGACAGAGCCTACGGGCACGGCACCGCGGTGGCGGGCATCATCCTGCAGGTGGCGCCCAACGCCAGGATCCTGCCGATCCGCGTGATGGGTTCTAACGGCGAAGGCAATTCCACTACCATCGGCAACGCCATCATTCACGCGGTGAATCAGGGCGCCAAAGTCATCAACGTCAGCGCCGTCACCGACAAGGACAGCAGCATCTCCAAATCCATTGAGTACGCCACCAACAACGGCGCGTACGTGATCATGGCTGCCGGGAACCAGGGCCTGAACCCTGTGCAGTTCCCCGCCGCAAAGTCAGCTCAGACCAACATCCCGGGCTTCCTCTCGCTGTCGGTGGGCGGCATTGAGCTCGACAACCGGAAGTCGCGCTACTCCAACTTCGGCGACGGCCTGGAAGTCATGGCACCCGCGACAGACATCGTCACGACCTTCCCCAACGGCGAGATGAGGGCTGTGAAAGGCACGTCGTTCGCCACGCCCGTCGTCTCAGGTGTCCTGGCCCTGGCCCTCGGAGAAGGGTACAGCGCCGACAATGCCGGTCAGCTGACCGAGAAGCTGCGGCTCTCACAGAAGAATGTCGATATCGAGAACCAGGACCTGCTGCGCCTGCTAGGCAAGAAGACCCTCGGCTTCGGTCTGCTCGACGCCGAAGCGTTCCTCAACAGGATTAAGTAA
- a CDS encoding S8 family serine peptidase, with amino-acid sequence MMEILKRGPNRSPHTLALLTALLLAGCNSVTPSSPDATLQPQAVKSANPSTFKYLHDLVGVPAKTSTANLEKLYSGIVLTRDVTAGTATVANNTLSKGPYDSALAVELNERKFSAGVTAQGYNAWSSGYNAWSSGYNAWSSGYNAWSSGTTSTATTFTKNIPTWDFAGIGGAQALIPELGKGVKVAVIDTGIDMNHPAFTGKIDTAYAKDYLDGDNVPQEVNLNTDGTFSAAYGHGTAVAGIITQIAPNATILPIRVLDATGGGDTATIASAIHYAVASGAQVINLSLGSTSDSTAVNQAIRTAVSKEVAVFFAAGNTGDANVLYPAARSQDTNGLGNGSIGIGSVNLLTHKSSFSTYGANLEFTAPGERILTAFPGNRVVAASGTSFATPIVAATAALVLSTGVPIRNDDNLKVFLNNMAATATPSTDPTYGTQLGKGTLNAFKFADLYR; translated from the coding sequence ATGATGGAAATTCTGAAACGCGGACCCAATAGGTCACCCCACACTCTCGCCCTGCTGACTGCACTCCTGCTGGCAGGCTGCAACTCGGTGACACCCAGCAGCCCCGACGCGACCCTACAGCCACAGGCCGTCAAGAGCGCCAACCCCAGTACCTTCAAGTACCTGCACGATCTTGTGGGCGTTCCGGCCAAAACCTCAACTGCCAACCTGGAAAAACTGTACTCCGGCATCGTCCTCACCCGTGACGTCACCGCCGGCACCGCGACCGTCGCAAACAACACGTTGAGCAAGGGCCCCTATGACAGCGCTCTCGCCGTCGAGCTCAACGAGCGCAAATTCAGTGCCGGGGTTACTGCTCAGGGCTACAACGCCTGGAGCAGCGGGTACAACGCCTGGAGCAGTGGCTACAACGCCTGGTCCAGCGGCTACAACGCCTGGAGCAGCGGCACCACCAGCACTGCCACCACCTTCACCAAGAACATCCCCACCTGGGACTTTGCCGGCATCGGCGGTGCCCAGGCCCTGATTCCCGAACTGGGTAAGGGCGTCAAGGTCGCGGTGATCGACACCGGCATCGACATGAATCACCCCGCCTTCACCGGCAAAATCGATACCGCCTACGCCAAGGACTACCTCGACGGCGACAATGTGCCGCAGGAAGTCAACCTCAACACCGACGGCACCTTCTCTGCCGCCTATGGGCACGGCACGGCCGTGGCGGGCATCATCACCCAGATCGCCCCGAACGCCACCATCCTGCCTATCCGCGTGCTGGACGCAACCGGCGGCGGTGATACCGCCACTATCGCCTCCGCGATTCACTACGCGGTCGCTTCGGGTGCCCAGGTCATCAACCTGAGCCTGGGCAGCACCAGCGACTCCACCGCCGTCAACCAGGCCATCAGAACCGCCGTGAGCAAAGAGGTCGCTGTCTTTTTTGCTGCGGGCAACACCGGGGATGCCAACGTTCTGTATCCAGCCGCGCGCTCACAGGACACGAACGGTCTCGGCAACGGCAGCATCGGGATCGGCAGCGTCAACCTGCTGACCCATAAGTCCAGCTTCAGCACCTACGGCGCCAACCTGGAGTTCACCGCCCCCGGCGAGCGGATCCTCACGGCCTTCCCCGGCAACCGTGTGGTGGCCGCCTCCGGCACCTCCTTCGCGACCCCGATCGTTGCCGCCACCGCAGCGCTGGTGCTTTCCACAGGCGTTCCCATCAGAAATGACGACAACCTCAAGGTCTTCCTGAACAACATGGCCGCTACCGCCACACCGTCCACGGATCCCACCTACGGGACGCAGCTGGGCAAGGGCACGCTGAACGCGTTCAAGTTCGCTGATCTCTACCGCTAA
- a CDS encoding PQQ-dependent sugar dehydrogenase produces MRIPLFAVLTACLGALSAQALSTNGLMAQGPAPTARPLPAPEPPATVTATRNEPAALAFTPDKLARLKVPAGFALTVMATDLGNARMLHVMPDGGVYLSRRKQGDVWYLKDVNKDGKFDAGERRQVASNLSLVHGMDVRNNKLYVVGEKTIWVMDMASDGTLGAPRVFADGFPDAGQHSGRSLKWGPDGFLYASFGSTNNDVPTPNPEEATMLRIRPDGQWREVYARGLRHTIGFGWHPVSKTLYGFDHGSDWHGDDIPPEELNVIQRGKNYGWPFCYGDRQPDPYVNVGQIPGLITKPEYCARTQGSTLTYTAHAAPIGLTFYTGAAFPAEYRNDAFVAFRGSWNRLKPSGYEIARVNFDANNKPTSITPFITGFVFEEGGQWKQFGRLAGIATYTDGSLLFTDDQSGVIYRVRHTGGN; encoded by the coding sequence ATGCGTATACCTCTCTTCGCTGTTCTCACGGCATGTCTTGGCGCGCTGTCTGCCCAAGCACTCTCCACAAATGGTCTGATGGCTCAGGGGCCGGCTCCCACTGCGCGGCCCCTTCCAGCCCCCGAACCGCCCGCAACCGTCACCGCCACCCGCAACGAGCCAGCCGCACTGGCCTTTACGCCCGATAAACTCGCCCGCCTGAAGGTACCGGCTGGGTTCGCACTCACTGTCATGGCCACCGACCTTGGCAACGCACGGATGCTTCACGTGATGCCTGATGGTGGCGTTTACCTCTCCCGGCGCAAGCAGGGTGACGTCTGGTACCTCAAAGACGTTAACAAAGACGGCAAATTCGATGCTGGAGAACGGCGGCAGGTCGCCTCGAACCTGAGCCTCGTTCACGGCATGGACGTCAGGAACAACAAACTGTACGTGGTCGGCGAAAAGACCATCTGGGTGATGGACATGGCCAGCGACGGTACCCTCGGCGCGCCTCGCGTGTTCGCGGACGGGTTTCCCGATGCCGGGCAGCACTCCGGACGCAGCCTGAAATGGGGACCGGACGGGTTCCTGTACGCCTCGTTCGGCTCCACCAACAACGACGTACCAACGCCGAATCCTGAGGAAGCCACCATGCTGCGCATCCGTCCGGACGGCCAATGGCGGGAAGTGTACGCGCGCGGCCTGCGGCACACCATCGGCTTCGGCTGGCATCCTGTCAGCAAGACGCTGTACGGCTTTGACCATGGCAGTGACTGGCATGGCGACGACATCCCACCGGAAGAACTGAACGTCATCCAGCGGGGGAAGAACTACGGCTGGCCCTTCTGTTACGGTGACCGCCAGCCGGACCCGTACGTGAACGTGGGTCAGATCCCGGGGCTGATCACCAAGCCGGAATACTGCGCGCGGACCCAGGGCAGCACGCTGACGTACACCGCTCACGCGGCTCCCATCGGGCTGACCTTCTACACCGGCGCAGCCTTTCCTGCGGAGTACCGCAACGACGCATTCGTGGCCTTTCGGGGCTCATGGAACCGCTTGAAACCCAGCGGGTATGAGATTGCACGCGTGAACTTCGACGCCAACAACAAACCCACCTCCATCACGCCGTTCATTACTGGGTTCGTGTTTGAGGAGGGTGGGCAGTGGAAGCAGTTCGGCCGCCTGGCGGGCATCGCGACGTATACGGACGGCAGCCTGCTGTTCACCGACGACCAGAGCGGCGTGATCTACCGCGTGCGTCACACCGGAGGGAACTGA